The Clostridium beijerinckii genomic sequence TCCACCTAAGTCAATACATATCCATTGAGGATCACTGCCTTGAGTAGACTCCCACCTAGTTCCTGCATTTTCATCAACAGCTAAAGAAGCAGTATTTCCACCTGTAACTGAAGATGAAGTTGCCGACTTATTTAACGCAATATTAGTTGCTACAGCTGCACTTTGTGTAGATGCATTTGAGGTAATTTCACTGTTTGCTCCTAAACTTACAGTTTCAGCCTTTGTGATAAATGAAGTTGACATAAACATAGTAGTAAAGACAGCCATTGAAAGAGTTAATGATAAAATTCTTTTATTTCTCCTAATCATTATTAAACTACCTCCTAAAAATACAATTTAACCTTATATTTTGAATAATTAGCTTCTTAATTAAAAATACTCTACTTGTTTTGTTGCAACAAAGACATTAATTTACTTAACTGTTTTGAGGTTAAGTTTTATATTTTACTTCACTAATACCTAATACTAAAGCGCTTTAGAATTAAGCATGATGAAGATAAATATCATATTATTTAACTGAATTTATTTAATTAGTAACTGGAAGTAGGTTTTATGTAGAGAACTTAATTAAAACGTATACATAAAGTGCTTCCATTTACTAAACAACAAGAATTTGCTTATTAGATGACTATATTTACAAAGTTGCTGAAACTTTAAGTTAATATCTTCACTAGAAATTATAAATATATTTGTAACCACAAGAGTCATAATATGGAGAAAACATTTGAAAATGAGCTATCAATAATATTGCTTTATTCATTGGTGATTTCATTATAAACGAGAATTTTATAGTTATGTAAAGGACTATTTTTATGATATGCTGCTTGCGATGTGTATGCTTTACTTTATACCTTGATAATACTCTGATAAAAAACCAAAGTAAACACCAATTTCTTTAAACATTCATATTTTAGAACAAAACGCAAATATTCAATATATCTTTTTATAAATATTCCTTTTATTCTTAAAAATGTGCGTTTAATTCTTATAAAAATGCAAAAGCCATCCATTTCACTGGATGACTTTCTATAGAATTAATATAGCTTAAATAATTTTACTGCTGTTTTTGCAATTTTATATACAGGTGTTTCAAGCTCTCTGCTTGCATTCTTAAGTTCTTTTCGAATTTCTATGTGCTGTGGACAATGCTTTTCACATTTACCACATTCAACACATTGTGAAGCGCTGCTTGGATTTTTACGCACTGCAGTACACATTAGGTAATTATGCCTGCCTGACTTTTTATTCTCAGAATACATGAGATTGTACGAATGAAAAGTTCCTGGTATATCTACCCCCTTAGGACATGGCATACAATATCCACAACCTGTGCAGCCAACTTTAATATTTCTATTTAGCTCATTTTTAATCTGTTCTATTAAGTCAAAATCTTCTTTGGTGAATTCACCAACCTCCACATTACTTGCAATATCTATATTTTCCCGAAGCATTTCAAGGGAGTTCATTCCTGATAATACGCACGTAACCTCAGGCTGATTCCAAAGCCATCTAAATGCCCATTCTGCTGGAGTACGTTTCTTTGAATTTTCCTTTATTATGTTCTTAGCTTTTTCAGGTAATAAATTAACTAATCTTCCACCACGTAATGGCTCCATTATAATTACAGGAAGACCTTTTTTATTAGCAGCCTTTAATCCTCTTTTTCCTGCCTGGCTATGTTCATCTAAATAATTATATTGAATCTGGCAAAAGTCCCAATCATAAACCTCCAGTAACTGAAGAAAAGTTTCTGTATTTCCATGATAGGAAAAGCCAACATTACGAATTTGCCCATTTTGAACTTTCTCTTTTAACCAATCGTCTGCGCCTAATGCTTTTAATCTGTTCCAAGTCTGCACATCAGTAAGCATATGCATAAGGTAATAATCAACATAATCTGTTTGCAACCTTTTTAATTGTTCTTTAAAATATTTTTCTAAATCCTTCTTTGACTTAACCATAAAATGTGGGAGCTTTGTTGCAATAAATATTTTCTCTCTACATTTATTTCTTTTTAAAATTTCCCCAAGTGTAGCCTCACTACCTGGATAAACATAAGCCGTATCAAAGTAATTCACACCGTTATTTATCGCTTCCATAATTTCTTTTTCTGCTTTATCTATATCAATGCTGGCCCCTTTTCTAGTAAAACGCATACATCCATAACCTAATATTGATAGCTTATTTCCATTTTTATCTTCTCTATATTTCATTTTTGAAGATTCCTCCACAGAATCCATCATTATAACCACCTCATCAACAATTTATATAATATATGTATATTATAACAGATTGAACTTTTTGCCAATAGCAGATCTGATATTATTTCATTAAGAAGAATATGGTAATTCTGACTCTAAAATATGATTGATTGTTAATTAATTTTAGTCTAATATTGTTGTTACCGCTCAGTAAATTGCTTTAATGATAAATATATATTTGAAATCATAGTAACGCAAATGCTGAGTTCAGATTAAGATGTAAAAATCTAATTACTATAAAATATAAATAAAAATTTCTAAGACAGGAGAATAGAAAATGAGAACTAAAAGAAACTATGGTTTTAATGACTATTTTGAGTTGTTTTTATATGCTCTTGCTGTAATTTGTTCTATCTATTTTCTTATTAGAGGCGATATGCAAAGAACACTTCAACCCATATTAATAATCCTAGTGTTAACTGTTATAAAAGCATTAATAAAGAAAAGTAGAATTCCAATTTCGACTGGTTTAAGATTTTCTGTTTTAGCATTCATTTTTGTTACTATGTTTTTTGCTAACGAATTTAAAGGTTATTCATTTATACCTTATCTTGATAAAATAGAACATTTGTCGTCAGGGGTTATACTCTTCTATATAGGTTCGTTAATATTGGAGCTTATAAATAAAAATGAAACAAATAAGCTTAATATAAAAACAATTATCCTTTTTAGCCTTTTCTTTGCAATAGCTATGGCTGGAGTTTGGGAGATTTACGAGTTTACAACTGATAGATTATTTGGTCTTAGAAGCCAAAATAACAGTCTAGTGGATACTATGGGTGACATTATCTGCGGAAGTATTGGAGCCCTATTTACTAGCATTTACGCTTACAAAAATTTAAAAGTAAACTTTAAAGTTTCATCAGAAGTTATTGGTGATTCTGACAACTTATAAAATAGATTTTAATTATATCTTTAAGATAAATGGTATATATTTGCACATTAATTAAAGGCGTCTAGTAAATTTAGACGCCTTTAATTTTTTCTTATAGATTATTATTAATATTTTATTTTAAAAATATTATCTAAATTCTGTTGTTCCATCAGGATATTGTGCAAATCTTCCTTTTTCTCTTGGGTGAACAAAATCGTCACGTTCCCATGGCCAGCCCCCAAAACCAGTGCTCTTATAGTCTGCAAAAGCATCCATAATTTCTTTATCTGATGTCATAACAAAAGGTCCATAACTTACAACTGGCTCTCCAATAGGTTCTCCTTCTAAAAGCAGAATACAGCTTTCCTTAGCGCCATTTTCTATTTTTACAACTTCATCACCTGCAAGTTTTACACTATTATAAACATCAATATCAGTTCCTTCAATCCTTATTGTCTCTCCATCATAGAAATAAATAGTTCTATTTAATGTTGAAGATACCTTTTGAAGTTCTATACTTGCTTCAGGTTCTATACGTATAATACATATTCTTACATGATTATTATCTTTACTTGCCCATGAATTAGGCGAAGGTTCTAGGCTCTTAGTACCATTATAAGTACCTGAGATAATTCTTACAGTACTTGTTTTTCCATTATTGTCTTTTGAGTTTATAACTGGTATATCCTCTGCCCAAAGCATTTTATAATGTGGTTCAACGAATTTATCTTTCTTAGGCAGATTGAGCCAGATTTGAAATAATTCTAGTGGATTTTCCTTTTCAGTATTAACTAAAGGGAACATTTCTGTATGATTACAGCCTCTACCTGCAGTCAGCCACTGCACATCATTAGCTCCATAGCGTCCTGTAGCACCAGCTGAATCAGCATGATCAACATATCCATCTAGAACTATTGTGACTGTTTCAAACCCTCTGTGAGGATGCTGAGGGAATCCTGGAATGGTATCCCCATGATACATATTCCATCCATCAATTCCTCTAAAGTCGTTGCCAATAGTTCTCCCATACAAAGAAGCATCTGGTCCCATCTCACTATTACCCTTTGGATAAGCATCCTTATGATGTGCACAAAATATAAAAGGATCACTTGTCTGCCACTGTGAACTTAGCTTGCTTATTTTAAGTATATTATTTTTTCCCATTTCGTAACCTCCCTTGATACTTCATATAATTTATAAATAATCTTTAATAATTCCCCTATAATATCAATCAAGTTAGAATTATCTAATTTTAAAAAAATATATTGATTAAATTTTCTCCATTTTATTATGTGTTACTTTTATAAATCCAATGAGATTTATAAAAGTAATTAATTGATAATGATTATTATTTATTAACAAAATTATAGCATAGCTTTCATGATTTGTATATTGATTCTAATAATTTATTGCATTTTATTAATACGTAGTATATAAGAAAAATTTCTTTACTGTGTATATATTCTTTGCAAAGTCCGTAATTCTATCTGAGATATTGAGCCATTTATATTTAATAAAATGAATTGAGAAAACTTTAACAATGAATTTCACGCTTTTTATGCAATATCGTAAATGAACAATATTATTATAGAATTATTTTATATTACATATTATTAATTTTTCCTTCTAAATTTTAATGAAATGGCGGTGAAACTCATATATTAGTATTTTTCAATACTAATATTATCTTATTAACTTATAAAGTAAAAAAAGGTTATTAAAGGTGATAAATAATTAACAAAATTGCTCGAAAAACGTTGATTAATTGTACTGTATCCTATATAATTATCTTTAAAGGATGGAAAAATAATCTTTTCTCCAAACTTTAAAATAATATTATGAAAGTGAGGGTCTCATATTGAACCAGGTAAACGGAACGAAAGAATGGTCTAATCCTAGTCCCGCAGGCCTAGTTGCTTTAGCAGTAGCAAGTTTCTGCTTTTTTGCCTTATTATCAGGAAGAGTAACAAGCGGAGCCTTACCACTTCTTGGATGTTGGCTTATTGGAGGATTTGTAGTACAAGTTGTAGTTGCCTTAATTGATTTAAAAGGCGGTAATACTACTGGTGGAAACACATTTTTATTCTTTAGTGCATTTTTTATGTTAACGGGTGGAATTGAAATGCTCATTAAATTTAATGCGGTAACTAACGGAATTTCCCTAGATACGCGTATTGATGGTTGGGCATGGTTAGTACTTAGTATTTCACTTATTATGTGGACACCCGCATTCCTCAAAACACCATTAGTGTTGTCGCTAATCATTTTAGCTTTAGATCTATCTTCACTCTGTATTTCTCTAATTGATTTAGGAGTATTACCAAAGATTTTTTCAAATATACCTGCCTTTGGATTATTAATAGCAGGTATTTTAGGAATTTATCTTGCAGCTGCAATTATTGTTAATACCGCTTTTGGTAGACCAATCTACCCTTCACCAGGTCCAATTATTAAATAGATATCGTCACTTTAACTATACTACCCTATTTATCAAAAAAGTAAATGTATACATAGAATAAAAATAAAGACTAAAATTCTCTAATATTATTTATATATCAGAGAATTTTAGTCTTTATTAGGTTTTCATCATTATAGGATATCTCATAGGTACACAAAAGATTCAAAGTTATAATAACATTTGTGTGTACAAATAAAATTCACTTTATTTTAATGCATTTAAAGCAGCTTCATAATTTGGTTCTGATGTTACTTCCTCGCAATATTCAACATAAGTAACCTTGTTATTTTCATCAACTACAAATACTGCTCTTGTTAGCAGACCTAATTCTTTAATGTAAGTTCCGAATTCCTTACCAAAGCTCCTATCCTTATAATCTGATAATGTTTGTACTGCATCAATACCTTGATTTCCGCACCATCTTCCTTGTGCAAAAGGTAGATCCATTGATATTACATATATCTTTACATTGTTTAATTTTGCAGCTTCTTCATTAAATTTTCTTACTTCTAAATCACATACTGGTGTATCTATTGATGGAACACTTACATATGCTCTCTTTCCTGTAAAATCTTTCGAATTAACAGCATTTAAACCATTATCTGTTACTACGAAGTCTGGTGCAGTATCACCAACTTTAATTTCTCTTCCTTCTAATGTTACTTCATTTCCTTGAAATTTAACTTTCATAATTCATTCCTCCTAAATTATTAATATTATATTTTAACTATTTTCTTAGTGGTTTATCAAATATTTTTCTGCCCCATATATACTAACGGCTCCATCAGCAGCAGCAGTAAGTACTTGCCTAACTTCTTTTGTTCGAATATCTCCTATGGCAAATATACCATCTACGTTTGTTTTACAGCTTTCATCAGCAATAATATAACCATTTTTATCTAAAGCAACTAAATCTTTAACTAATTCTGACGATGGATCACTTCCAATTGCTACAAAAACACCATTAACTTCTAAATTATCTATCTTACCATCTTTATTATTCTTAATTTCTATACCACTTAATCTTTCTTCTCCATTAAGTTTTGTAACTCCACTATTCCAGATTATTTCTATATTATCTGTTTCAAATAACTTTTTTTGAGCAGATTTATTTGCTCTAAGTGAATCTCTTCTGACAATTACATATACCTTTTCAGCAATTCTTGAAAGATGAAGTGCATCCTCTACTGCTGTATCTCCACCGCCTATAACAGCCACTATTTTCTTTCTAAAGAAGCCGCCATCACAAGTAGCACAGTATGATACACCTTTACCTGTAAGTTCCTCTTCCCTATCAATTCCTATTTTTTTAGGTTTTGCACCCATTGATAAGATTATGACCTTACTTTCATAAGTATTCACACCAGTTACAACTTTTTTTATATCTCCATCGATCTTTATATCTATTACTTCTTCATATTTCATAATACTTCCAAAATCTTTTGCATGTTCATACATAGTATTGGCAAGTTCTGGCCCTGTTATGCTGCGAAAACCAGGATAATTTTCCACTTCATTTGTAGTAACTATCTGGCCACCTTCATATTGTTTTTCAAGCATTAATGCATCTAATCCAGCTCTACCTGCATATAATGCTGCTGTAAGGGCAGCTGGTCCTCCTCCAATTATAATAATATCTTTCATATTACCAACACCTCTCCTACTAATCATTTTTATATTCTTTGATAATATATAATTTATAAAAATTCCAATAAGTTGTTCTAAATTTAATAATTTAATTTAATTTTATTCAATTAAATTTTATTACACTTTATTTTATAATATTATATTAGCTTTAATAATATAATTAGTCAACTATTTTGCAATAAAAAATTTAATATTTATTAAAAAATTATTGCTTATTTAAATCAGATGCATTTGTAAATCACACTCTTAAATTTGATATCTATAGTTAATTCTTAGATATTTTCATTATTCTTATTCTGAGTTTTATCTCTTTAAGTTTAAACACAAAAAATATATAATATATATATTGAAAAAATAATACTTCATCATAATTCTAAAAATATTACAATAATTTTATCCGTAATTTTGAATTATGAAATGTGCATTGCAAAATATATAACAAAACTTTAGCCTAGGCCTATACATATAACTCACAGAAATTAGTAATATAATTTTGTGATAAATATTTTAATGGTATTTCGTAGTAAAAATATTCATTACTTCATTAGATTTAAACATAAGCCTAGTTTCAGATAGGAGAAAATAAGAATTATGAATTTTATTAATCATTTTAAAACTATAACTAACCATAAACTATTAGTTATGAAATATTGTTTTAAAGTAGGTTTATATAAACAAGGATTTCTTCATGATTTGTCAAAGTACTCATTAGTGGAGTTTTCAGCTGGGATAAAGTATTATAAGGGGTATGCAAGTCCTAATGGTGTTCAAAAAGCTGTTGAAGGATATTCATCAGCATGGCTACATCATAAAGGTAGGAATAAGCATCATTTCGAGTATTGGATTGATTATGGAGTAAATGAAGCAGAAGGTCTTAAAGGAATGAAAATGCCTGTTAATTATGTTGTAGAAATGTTTATAGACAGGGTTTGTGCTTCAAAAAATTATTTAAAAGAAAAGTATACTGATGAAAGTCCTCTTAGTTATTACGAAAACAGAAAACATTATTATATATTACATGAAGATGTACGTGCTCTTTTGGAAACTCTGCTTAATAAACTTGCCAATGAAGGAGAGAATAAAACTTTTTTATATGTTAAAAACAACATTCTGAAAAATACAGAAAAATTTTGTAATAAATAACCGAACTGCCCTTCTAGCTGTAACAAAAGTTTTTATAAAACCTTCCTGTAATATACATATTAATAATTACTTTAAGCTGAGTTTTTATAATAATTATAAATCCTCAGCTTACTTCAGGTTGTTTTTTTCTAGTGTTATATGGAATACTATTCTATATTTGATTTTTTGAGCATTCACTTGATTAACATCTTATCTATGCTTATCATATTTATATTAATCTATTATTGTCCAAATATCTAACGCAAGTGAACGAATATTAATATTAGTATGACCCCTATATAATCTTAAACGATGTGTACAGTCATCTCTCCACAATAAAGTGCTTCCAGCGACTTCAAGTAAAGAAAGAGCAAGATATTGGGCTTCATAGCAGTTTTCAGACCATATTGCATCTACAATTTGTAACATTGTCTCTGGATTGCAATACCCTTTAGAATCTTTTAGATTTTTTAAAATTTCTTTATATACGTTATTCATAAAATATGGTTGCTCTTTAATACAATTTGCAATATTGTTTATATAGACAATAGATTCATCTACATTATTCCAATCAATAGCTGCTAGATAAAATCTTGCTAAAACACATTTTAGTGTTTCATTGGATGCAAGGCAGTCGATAATTCCCATATATAAGTCAGTAAGTTTTATTCGTGTAAGGTTTGGTAAAGCTATAAGTCTATCCGCTAATTTCATTAAACGCTGCCTGTGTGGTAAATCTCTTTCGTTATCAGCATTCCAATCATCACTTATTATTGCACTAGATAACTCCTTAAATATGTCTACAATAAATTTATTAACTTCACCATCACGACATGTTTCTATCAAAACATTCATTGCTGCCTTCCATCTGGTAGTATCCTCAAGATTAGTAATAGCCTTTGAAGCAGTAACAGCAATTATATCTTCATTTCCATCTGTCCAGTTTCTCATAGCACTAAAAGCGTCTCTTCCAACCTCTGCATCTATATGATTCGCTATTTTAATTATGAGTTCTAAATATCGAGACCTATATTCTTCGGGGAGTTCATAAGGCAATTGATGTAACAGACTTTTTACAACATCACCTTGAGATGAAGATGTCATTGCACTTAAAATATTCCACCCACGTTCATCATCTAAAAATTGTCTCGCTGCATGTCCTATAGCAATTATCACATCTTTATGCAAATTACTTTTTTCAAACTCATTTATAAGCAGTAAAATACTCTCACCAGTCTTACAAGTCCCAAGTAATCTAATAGCTTCTTTTCTAACAGTAATTTTAAGCGTCTCTCTTTTTAAAAGCTCCTTAAGCATTGAAGTAACTAATTCTGGATTCATTTTACGAATGCATCTAGGTATAGAATACATTGCTACACGAGCTCTATCCCCATCTAAATTTTCCAATAGAATTGAAAGTGCCTTTTCAGGCTCTTGTGTAAGTGATAATCCATGAAGTGCCGCTTCTATTATTGCCACTTCTTTATCCTGTAAAAATTCAACTATTTTATTTGAAGTAAAATCAGGCATTCCTGCAATTATTCTTATGGCTCTTGAACGCTCCCAAATACCACGTTTAGAATCAAATACAATTTTTTCTAGCATAATTCCTAAAGCATTTTGTTGACGAGGAAGCCACCTATTAAATCCATTCTCAGCTGGTACAACATAAATTGTTTTACCAGTTAAAAACCTGCCTTTAATAACACATCCAGAAATAAATGGGTCTAGCCATTCCTGACGTCTATAGTGTAAATGTAAAAATACTTCATTTATTGTAATAGCTGATTTATCTAAAGACAGCAATTCTTTAACTCTTTTATCACGTGTTTTTTTATTTGCGAGCCAATGCTTTACTGCTTGCACTGCTATAGACCCTGGTTTTGCCATTATTGCATCCTTTAACAAACCTTGGAGTTTTACTATGTTCCATCCCCTTTTCCCTAATGAAGTTGCTAAAGAAATCACAAAGCTGTAATTTTCTCTTTTATTGGCTTCAACAGCTAACGTATAAAGTTCTTCAAAGAGTATTTTTTCTACACCTTTAGGTAAATTTTTATCAAGTGCTGGTAACGTAAGCTGTCCTGTCTTTTTAGCCCTCTTTATAATTGTACTTATAGAGAATTTAAAAATCTCACTCTGAGGATTTGATGCATTGTATTTCATAAGATTAAATGCTAATTTTTGTGCTGCTGAAAGTGTTCCAAATGAAGTATCTCTAGCTTCAATGATACTATCAACAAGTAAAGTGAGTTCTTTTGTATTATCATCTTTAAAAATAGAAGGAGGGCAATTAGAAAGTTCACTAAAAGTAGCATTTCGCACAGGATCTTGATCATTTCTAATATGACTTAAAAACATTAATGTATCATTTACACCTTTTCTTGATAATGCTGTACTCTTAATTAGCTGTACAAGTGCTCTTGTACGTTCATCTGCACTTGATGATTGCGCCGCTTTTTGAAGAATCTTCCTTGAAGTATCAATATGACGACATGCAGTAATCATAATGGTCCTTTCCTTGTTATCATATATTTCTCGAAGACCCAGCATCCTAGATGCTTCCTTATCACGTAATTCATTTGGTAGTTCATATAGTACAGCTTCTGAAAAAGTTCGTACTCTGCGCTTATCTTCTTCGTATACAGCTTCAAAAATTTCTTTCCTATTTGAAGGTGCCATATAATGAAGCAATTTTGCTATATGTGAAGGACTATCAGCTAGCAATTTTGCAATTCCAATCCATTGGTTGTTTGATAAATAATTTTTTCTTTTCAA encodes the following:
- a CDS encoding pirin family protein — translated: MGKNNILKISKLSSQWQTSDPFIFCAHHKDAYPKGNSEMGPDASLYGRTIGNDFRGIDGWNMYHGDTIPGFPQHPHRGFETVTIVLDGYVDHADSAGATGRYGANDVQWLTAGRGCNHTEMFPLVNTEKENPLELFQIWLNLPKKDKFVEPHYKMLWAEDIPVINSKDNNGKTSTVRIISGTYNGTKSLEPSPNSWASKDNNHVRICIIRIEPEASIELQKVSSTLNRTIYFYDGETIRIEGTDIDVYNSVKLAGDEVVKIENGAKESCILLLEGEPIGEPVVSYGPFVMTSDKEIMDAFADYKSTGFGGWPWERDDFVHPREKGRFAQYPDGTTEFR
- a CDS encoding aldo/keto reductase → MMDSVEESSKMKYREDKNGNKLSILGYGCMRFTRKGASIDIDKAEKEIMEAINNGVNYFDTAYVYPGSEATLGEILKRNKCREKIFIATKLPHFMVKSKKDLEKYFKEQLKRLQTDYVDYYLMHMLTDVQTWNRLKALGADDWLKEKVQNGQIRNVGFSYHGNTETFLQLLEVYDWDFCQIQYNYLDEHSQAGKRGLKAANKKGLPVIIMEPLRGGRLVNLLPEKAKNIIKENSKKRTPAEWAFRWLWNQPEVTCVLSGMNSLEMLRENIDIASNVEVGEFTKEDFDLIEQIKNELNRNIKVGCTGCGYCMPCPKGVDIPGTFHSYNLMYSENKKSGRHNYLMCTAVRKNPSSASQCVECGKCEKHCPQHIEIRKELKNASRELETPVYKIAKTAVKLFKLY
- the trxB gene encoding thioredoxin-disulfide reductase, with the protein product MKDIIIIGGGPAALTAALYAGRAGLDALMLEKQYEGGQIVTTNEVENYPGFRSITGPELANTMYEHAKDFGSIMKYEEVIDIKIDGDIKKVVTGVNTYESKVIILSMGAKPKKIGIDREEELTGKGVSYCATCDGGFFRKKIVAVIGGGDTAVEDALHLSRIAEKVYVIVRRDSLRANKSAQKKLFETDNIEIIWNSGVTKLNGEERLSGIEIKNNKDGKIDNLEVNGVFVAIGSDPSSELVKDLVALDKNGYIIADESCKTNVDGIFAIGDIRTKEVRQVLTAAADGAVSIYGAEKYLINH
- a CDS encoding acetate uptake transporter family protein produces the protein MNQVNGTKEWSNPSPAGLVALAVASFCFFALLSGRVTSGALPLLGCWLIGGFVVQVVVALIDLKGGNTTGGNTFLFFSAFFMLTGGIEMLIKFNAVTNGISLDTRIDGWAWLVLSISLIMWTPAFLKTPLVLSLIILALDLSSLCISLIDLGVLPKIFSNIPAFGLLIAGILGIYLAAAIIVNTAFGRPIYPSPGPIIK
- the tpx gene encoding thiol peroxidase, yielding MKVKFQGNEVTLEGREIKVGDTAPDFVVTDNGLNAVNSKDFTGKRAYVSVPSIDTPVCDLEVRKFNEEAAKLNNVKIYVISMDLPFAQGRWCGNQGIDAVQTLSDYKDRSFGKEFGTYIKELGLLTRAVFVVDENNKVTYVEYCEEVTSEPNYEAALNALK
- a CDS encoding DUF5662 family protein; translation: MNFINHFKTITNHKLLVMKYCFKVGLYKQGFLHDLSKYSLVEFSAGIKYYKGYASPNGVQKAVEGYSSAWLHHKGRNKHHFEYWIDYGVNEAEGLKGMKMPVNYVVEMFIDRVCASKNYLKEKYTDESPLSYYENRKHYYILHEDVRALLETLLNKLANEGENKTFLYVKNNILKNTEKFCNK